The Hypanus sabinus isolate sHypSab1 chromosome 2, sHypSab1.hap1, whole genome shotgun sequence DNA segment TGTTAAAGgtaccggggtgggggggggggtaattaaAATGTATGTAACAGGAAAGAATCTTTGCTCAGGTGAAGACTGTTTTATCATGATCTGGAATTAGTCGCTGCTCTCACCCGAAGTCCTGCTTCTGTCAGCTCAAGGCAGTATCGGTTTCTTTCTTTTGTTTCTACGTTAATGAAGGCAACATCTTCTCTTATTGGAAGCATTTTTGAGACAGCCATGTGGTTAACAGCAAAGTTGACATCATTGACCACTGCCTCAGCTTCCACTCTCATATCCTTCACGTCTGCCCCCTCCAagtctctctcttcccaatctTCAAACTTGCTGAAATCATTAAACATTGACCCGTTCAACACCTGGGGATCACAGTCCATTTCCTGGTTGTAATACTTTGTTCCTCGTGATGAGACTGTAAATCAAATACAAGTGCAATGCACAATCATTTCAAAGGTAAGCTAACCAGTTAATATTGCCTCCTGACATGGAAAGCAACCGACAAACCCCACAAAACCACCCTGTTCCCCCATAATAAACTCTGGATCACTCTGTAAGACTGTTTACTATTAATGCAAgttggctgggggggggggggggggaagaacagGGAAAAAATAACAACTCCCAGATATTCTGAGGAAATCTGATGATACAATAACTTGTCCAATAGGACAGAAATACTGCTAATTTGCAGAATTAATTTGTGGATTCAAATAAAAGATGTCATACTACAGAATTTTTCATCATCAAAACCTAGCTTTGCACAGTAGCTGTTCAATCCTAGCTGTGCTTCATTAAGTGATAATCGAAGTCGAGCAATGTAGAATCCATCTAGAATTAAAGAGTCAGAGAATGGCAGCCCAGTGACAAACAAATCTACTGTTCAGTTTATGCCAACTAACATATCAAACTCCCATGTCAGATTTTGAAATAAACTCTGAATTTGTATGCAGCATACATTCAGTGGCAAGTGTTTTCCAGAGATACTGTTGAAGCTTCAGATACCAACAGTCTGCATTCCAGGGTTTTAAGAGAAATGGTTGCTGAGAAACCAGATACATTGGTAGTCGATATTCTAAAATTTGCTTCATTCTAGAATTCCAGAAGACAGAAAGGGAGCAAATACAGCAACACTATTTAAGAATAGGGTAATGGAAAAGACAACAATTCAGGAGCTTTAAAAGATTTCAACTAACACACACAAAGGAGGAaaacaacaggtcagacagcaactatggagggaaatgacggtatgacagttgacattttggactaaaagccttcatcaggactggaaagagacagGGCAGAAGCTAGAGTGGTGTGAGGGTGAGGAGTATGACCTGGTGGGCAATGGTAAAtccaggtgagagggggaaggtaggtaggtgatggtggggggggggagagaatggagGGTAAGTAGGTGAAGGGAATGAGGAAATGATTAAAAAAGCTGAAGGAAACAGGTGGAAGAGATGGATGAAGATGGGAGTCTGACAGTAGAGCAGGAGTGAAGTAAGGAGGTGCCTGCTAGCTCAggcacctcctcctccttccaccATCTTTTTAAATTCTGTCTTTTGCTCTTTTACTTTTCAGTCCCGATGTAAGGTTTGTGACTGAAATGTCAAGAgatcattttcctccatagaagtTGCCtaaccttttgagttcctccagcatttctttgtgcgttgctccagatttccaacatctgcagtatttcttatataaccatttaacctaaaatcatttatttttacaaAATTCAGAATAGGATTAAATGGATAAGTTCTTGACAGCTGACACACCCACACAGTACTCATTTGCATTATGACTCCACTCTCCCAATTCCTTCCATATTCAGAAATTTGCTTTGAAAAGCAAAATacaactgttggaggaactttggcagaatctatgaagggaaatggatagtcaacatttcagatccaGATGCCAGAGCCTCAATTATCCACTtcttccccagatgctgcctgacccactgaaggGGAGTGGCTAACCTAACACTTTGCAgtgccagtgatctgggttcaattcctgtcactgaacatactgtaaggagtttgtacattctccccgtaaccacatgggtttccaccaaatgctctggtttcctcccataccaAAGAAttttaggttagggttagtaagttgtggacgtgCTATGTTCGCACTGGAAGcatggctgcccccagcacatcctagaACTATGTTGGTTGTAGACATAAACAACACACTTCTCTGCAGTGCAATTAATCTTAGACTCTTGAGCAGTTTCTTTTAAACTGCAACAGGTCTCAACATCTGCAAAATCAAGCGCCTCCAGTAATTTTGAACGAACTCACTATTTGAGCCGCACTCAGTCTCCGGGGCAGAGAACggcccagattcaccacccactaagTGGAGCCATTTCCCCTTATCTCAGTCCCTCGCTGGAGTGACAGCGGCCCCAGAGCCTGGCCTGCCAAGGCGGGGGACGCGTCTTCCAGCCTCCCGTACCGCGCAGACCCCGAGT contains these protein-coding regions:
- the gskip gene encoding GSK3-beta interaction protein isoform X1, coding for MVSSRGTKYYNQEMDCDPQVLNGSMFNDFSKFEDWEERDLEGADVKDMRVEAEAVVNDVNFAVNHMAVSKMLPIREDVAFINVETKERNRYCLELTEAGLRVVAHGFDQVDESLSMQYHETIYSLLESLSPAYRDAFGNALLQRLEALKNAQE
- the gskip gene encoding GSK3-beta interaction protein isoform X2; its protein translation is MDCDPQVLNGSMFNDFSKFEDWEERDLEGADVKDMRVEAEAVVNDVNFAVNHMAVSKMLPIREDVAFINVETKERNRYCLELTEAGLRVVAHGFDQVDESLSMQYHETIYSLLESLSPAYRDAFGNALLQRLEALKNAQE